CCTGGGGTGCCTGTATTGTGCCGAGCTCGCCCAACAGTGGGTGGTCATTTTGCCCTGATGGCACTACAAGGGCCCAAATCTCTTCAGGCTGCTGTGTCGAGGCAGATGTTTGGTGAAGGGGGCAACAAAGGAGGCAGTGGCAGCCAGGAGATTCTTTTGAACCAGGGAGAGAATCTGTAGACTAGGCAGAGACTCTTGTGTGTCGCAATATCAATTGTGAATACAGTATATATGATGAGGTAGATTAGAGGTAAACGGGTAATGCCCATCATCGCATGAATTAGCTGCTGTGCCAGTGCTGTCAGGTACTTTCCTGTTTGGGCCCGACTTGAAGTGTCACTTGGGCATTGTGTAGATTTGGGCGAGATCTACTTAGATAGATCGACCCTGTGGTGAATGAAGTCTAAGGAAACACCCGCTGCAGAGATTTCTCAAGTTACTCCATAGAAATCAGCCCATTCACCTATCGGTGTTACTCCTGGTCCTAATTAGTTACTGCTACTTTTTTCCTAGTggttgtgggtggtggtggtggtggtgttgttgttgttgtccctTGCGCCCGTTTGCTGGAAAGCTGCCCCTGGGGCTTACATAAGCGGGGAGACATCACTTCGGCTGGCAGCGACTCTGAGTCTCTCTTTCGCCGTGTTCCAAACCGCCTCGTCGTGcttgcttccttcttccccccaatcgtctttcttcgtcttcttcctcttctctcgccccgtctcttttccttctccttctgcctcatcatcaactactcttgaccttttctttctcgcttTTCCGACCACTACTTCCAGTCCCTACTCATGGCTTCTGTAAGTGCTCCCTCTCTGGTTTCTGCCCCCGTATAGCTAAGCTGTGATGTGATGGCTGTCCAACGTCATGCCCCCCTCTGAAACCGCGCGTTGGCGATCCTCCAACGCGCTCAGATAAGATCTTGTCCATCTCCGTGCTGACCTCATGCTCTTTTTTCCTTGTCTAGCCCCGTCCTCCACACAACTTCGGTCCTCAAGGCtatcccctccccaacggTGCTGTTCCTTCTGGTCCCGTCCCCGGCGCcgcccctctccttcccaaCAATGGTCGAATCATTCAGAATGGTCCCGTCAGAGTGCTGTGCATTGCGGACGTGCGAGGTATGTGCTCCGGATCTAGCTCCGGTAACGATCCCGGATTGGTAGACCCGATTGAGCTGATTTGGGAAAtctgttttgctttttcctcgGCGCAGGTAATCTGAAGTCCTTGAATGAGTTGGCCAGGCAGGCCCGTGCAGACCATATCATCCACACTGGTGACTTCGGTTTCTACGATGACACTTCGCTCGAGCGCATTGCAGACAAGTCAGTGACTTTCCCCGTCCCCCGATTCGTGAAGCTGCCTTCCAGCCGCTAGAGAGCTTTCATGCATGATAAACATGTGACCCGATCGAACTAACACCAATCTGCATCTCGACTATTAGGACTCTAAAGCACGTGGCCCAATACTCTCCCCTGCTCCCCGAGAATGTCAAGCGCACGATCGCCCAGACTCCTCCCCAGCAGTCGATCAAGCAACGATTCACCCCCGATCAGCTACCCCTCTCAGAGCTTCCTATGCTGCTCGACAAGCGGCTCACCCTCGATGTTCCTGTCTACACTGTCTGGGGTGCCTGCGAGGATGTTCGCGTGTTGGAGAAGTTCCGTTCGGGAGAGTACAAGGTTGACAAGCTGCACATCATCGATGAAGCCAACTCGCGGCTACTCGACATTGGCGGTGTGAAGCTCCGTCTCCTGGGTCTGGGAGGAGCTGTGGTTATGCACAAGCTGTTCGACAATGGCGAGGGCAAGACTACTATTGCTGGTGGTCAAGGCACCATGTGGACAACCCTGCTGCAAATGGGAGAGCTGATTGACACAGCAAACCGTGTATACGACCCCTCAGAGACCCGGATCTTCGTCACGCACGCGTCGCCGGCTCGTGAGGGCATGCTGAACCAGCTGTCGGTCACGCTCAAGGCCGATTTCTCCGTCTCCGCTGGCTTGCACTTCCGTTACGGCTCGTCCTACAACGAATTCTCCGTCAACCCCTCCCTCGACCACTACCGGGGCAAGCTCGCCGCTTCCAAGGCTTCCTTCAATGATGTGTGGGAGACTGTCCGCGGCGAGGTTGAGGCCGCCATTTCGCAGAACGAGGCTCAGAAGACTTTGCTTGACAATGCCCTGGAGGTGGTCACCAAGATGCCTACCGTTGCCAACGGTGGCAACCCATTCGGTGGACCTGCTGCTCCCGGCAACGCAGCTGGCCAGGTCGACGAAAGCGCCTTCAAGAACATGTGGAACTTCAACTTGGCGGACGCAGCATTCGGCTTCTTGGTGCTTGAGATCGAGTCGGGCCGCATCGCTACCGAAATGCGCGCTCAAGGATTCAACTTTGCCCACCGTACTGGCAAGCCCCAGCCCGCtggcccagcccagcccgcTCCCGTCCCCGCTGGCGCCCCCGCTGGAATTGCCTCGCCTCGCGTTCCCGGAGCTGCTCCCCAATTCGGTCAGGCCCAGCCTGTTCCCGCCCGCACGGgtccccttccccaacagCAGGCCCCGGCTCAGGCCAAGGCTCCCGCCGCCGCTCCCGCTCGTACATCCCCCGTTCCCGTGATCCCTAAGCCTGCTACGCCGCAGCCTGCCGCCGCCCCTGCTGCGCAGCCCGCCGTGACGTCCCCGGAGAGAACCACGACTACTGAGGCCAATGGTACCGCTCAGCCTGAGAAGCCCTCCGAATCTCCGCTGCCCAAGattgagaagaagcagagcaaCGGCCTCTTCGTCTCGAACGTTGAGAATGAACAAGCTGTGCGTGATCTCTTCCCCGAGGAAGACAAGGCCAAGATCACAAAGATTGAGAAATGGGGCAAATACAACAACCATGTCGTCCACTTTGCGACTgtcgaggaggccaaggctgcTCTCGATCGCCAGCCTGCCGAGCACAAGAAGCCTACCCCTGCCGGTCAGCCCCGTAAGCCCAACATCAAGTTCTTCGAAGACCGGGGCAGCCACCGCGGCAATGCCGGTACGTGGCAGAGCAGCAACCGTGGTGCCAACGCGCCCCAGCGCGGATACCAGAGCGGAGGTGCCAGTGACAGCGAGACTAACCGCGGACGTGGATTCCGTGGCCGAGGTGGTGCTGGCCGCGGCGACCGGGGCGGACGGGGCGGCCGTGGTGGTCGCGGTGGGTTCAACAAGGGAGGCGCTCCGACTTCAGATTCGGGACCAGGCGACAAGCCCGCTGCAACTGGAGGCGACGCTTGATATGTGTGATTGCGCCTGATTCCCCGTTCTGATTTCATGTCCACCTTTGTTTCTCCAATTCCCCCATTCTATCTTTCTTTCCGAAAGTGTTATTTTCTACCCTCagccatctcttcttcctgtccaaTGTTTTCATTAATCTCACGCTTTTCGATCggtattttaattttctattgtTGTGATACTTGCTAAATGAcgtctttttctcttttcaccTTGTTCTTGTCCTTTTTCAGCGAGATGTGCGTCAAACTTCTTTTCccattcatcttcctctttcctagTAGACACTTCGCGCTGGCGACGGGATGGATCGGTTACTTTAACTGCTCAATTCCATTTCCCACTCGGATCTTTAGGACCCCAGGAGTCGTTGGTGCGGATCCGAAGGCAGAAGCAGAGGCGGAGACAGAGAGACACAAGCGGAGTTGCAAGCAGAAGcaagcggaggaggagaggtgggtgtgtatgtgtgctATCGAACTTGGTATGATATTATGGTCTTTGATTTTGTTGGGTGGCCGCGGGAAACGGGAATACAAAAAGCGAAGGGATATTTTATCTGAGGTTACTTTGCGAAaaacgaaaaaaagaagaaacaaaaccaCAAAACGGCCAACGGCGAGGATTCTTTTGTATTCTATATTCTCCTGGAACGTACCAATATCGATACCCTTGTAACTTCATGCGGTTTGTCTACTACATACTATGAAGTAGCGTTCTATCATCCGGTAGTATCCAAATAGTACtagtgatagtagtagactCAGCTTGAGTTTGTTAGGTTGGTAGGTAATACTACAGCTATCGCGAAGGGTACTTATTCTGGACAATATGATGACTTATAATCCTACTACTTAGTTCTCAATTTCGTGACCATAACCTGGCAAGTGAACTATATCGTAAAGATTAGAgataatacttaatatatatattgtaaGTAATCTGAAAGGAGGTCGGTCAATCATCGTACTATCTATCAGACGAGCTGAGAAATGTTTGATTAATCGGTGattaattacttatatataatactacttaGTCTGCAGACTATCCATTACCATAATACTGCATGTTGAACTTTACCATAACGGGGTTATTGTTTTCAGTTCTCTGTTCTCTCCTCTCagacttctactactactactactactactactactactactactactactactattactactattactactattacttacAATGGGTGAGTGAGTGCTGTCAGGATATATTTTCCGGGCGAGTGCGGCGGTCAGGTACCACGTACTTACATACTAAGTAGTACGTCATACTAAAGACGGTTTGAAAGGgacactacttactacttactaccacgACTAAAAGGTATGACTGCAATTGCAACACATGATGGGATAGTTGAAGGATCAATGAGGGCATCAATGACTATGATTAAGAAAGAATAGTAtcggagaagagagaattgGCGTCTTATTATTTCATGGCTATACAGAGATACTACCTCACCCAGAGACATACGCCGATTACGCCCAAATAGACTTGAACAACCCTTTCGCATATTTCCAAGGGCATGTAGGTAGACAGATAGATTGACCAAGCAACATATCACTCGAAATCCGCCAGCCACCCAGCTTTTTGAGTACATGTGGCGTGGTGGGCTGAAAGATCAAGAACCAGCGGTGCATATACATAGGAACAAGCACGCAACCCAAGTGTTAAGATAACATGAACGAAAGAATACTCCAACGGTGATGGTGTACAGTCTGCCAAACCGAAGCTTCCTATATTGCATTAAAATTTTCCTGTGCAAACCACGCCTCCTGTTCGCCTGCAGTGGTCTTcgtgaaagaaaaaagaagaagataatagaGAAAGTACAGTCATAAAAGTAGATGGAGAAATGTAATATGTGTTGGGGAGGTTATTGCTTTGCTCCAAAAGTCTTCCCATGAGAATTTGTCCAATCGAAGATTGCGGTAAATAACCTGGAGTACTCCGTGAATTTTCACTTTGGGTTCGTGTGAAAAACTTCCCATATCCAATATTCCCTTTTGTCGTAACGGCGTCAACAACAGCTTTGCATTACATGTATGGGTATCTGAAACGCAGAATGATGGCAACGAGGGCAGTATGCGGCGGGCAGCGCAGGTGCGAACTAACTTATTGTTTCCCCTCGCTTGACTATTTCGCCCGCCCCATGATGTCGTCAACATCTTGCTGGTTGACGACCACACCGCCCTCCGAACACCGCGCCTTCATGCGTAGTTCGGAGCAAAGATGATCGACATCGAGCTCTCCGTTGCGGAATCTCTCCATGGATTGCAGACGATCccttgaaaaagaagatgttAGTACAAATGTAATTTTTGGGGGGTCCAACAGGATAATCATACCATATCTTCGTGCAACTCAGCATCTGAGACTTATCTTCTCCAGGCAcaacctcttcatccaactTGCTGTCGATCTCTGCGATCAAGTCTTTCTTcgggggttgttgggtggcCGCTTCCGTGAGGTTGTGTGAAGGGCTTCCCAGATCGGGCAGGGGGAAGGCATCGTCAAAGAATGTTCCAAAGTCCTGAGACAGGATTGCATCCTGAGGCTCACGCCAGTCTCCGAAGAGAACGGGATCGAACTGGCCGCCGTTCTGCTGAGCGAGCGTATCCAGACCCGCAACATCCTCGTGGGGAGCCTCCTGATTAGGGGTATTTGACGCGCTTTGGCTGTTATGCCGGACGGCTGGAATGGGGTTATTGATATTGCCACATGCCATGCCAAGTTGCGCGCAGAAGGATTCCTCACCATCGATGGTGGTATAAGTGCAGCCATCATGAGCAccgtggtggtgatgagccTTAGTAGCAGGAGAACTAATAGTGGGTTCCGGGGATGTGCCGTTGGACGAAAGACTCTGGCTCTGGTGGGAatcggacgaggaggatggcgagtCAGTCGTAGAGGAATCATGCGTAGAGGTGGATTGAGCCGTGCCGTTGTATAAGGACACCTTCGGAGTGGACTTCCTCGTGGACGCAGGAGTGGAACCCTGGTGGGACACGGAGCTGGGAGTCCTGCCCGCGGGCGCACCGTTGGACTGAGCACTGCTCAGGGAGTTACGGCTCACAACACCTGGCACACGGGAGTCATTACGCGACGTTGCTGTGGATGGCTCTCCTTTAGCACTCTGCTGCGCCTTGGACAATTGGCCGTTATTGAAAATGTGGGAGCCCGGAAGATCCCCGAATTTGGGGAAGTCAAACATGAAATCATTGTTCTGAAGGCCATACGATCCCTTGTTGGGATAGGCTCCGGGGATGGCATTCATGGCAGAGACACCAGTTCCCGTGGTCAGCCAGGAGAGACGCTTGCGATACTCTCTCAATTCGACTTGCAGGCGGTCGATTTGAGCACGGAGCAACCCATTTTCCTGGTTCGCGTTGTCAGAAGCCTTCTGCAGCTCATCTACCTTCGTTTCCAGATCCTTCAAGTGTTTCTCCTTGCGTTCACGGAACGCTCGCTGCGCAGCCCGGTTCTGTGCCTTCCGCTTCTGCGAGTTTGTTAGTGACACGAGACTCTCGGCGCCCACATCGCGATAACCGAGCATACGTACCGAGGTTGGCTCGGAAGTCAAGGGCTTCCTTCCTGGCTTCTTTGCCGCCTTTTCATCGCTTTCTCTTCGCTTCTTGCCGGAAGCTTCATTCTCATCCGCATCGCCATCGatgtccttcctcttctctcccggCTCCGGTTCCTCCGATTGCGGTAGGCTCTCGGGAAGATCACCA
The window above is part of the Aspergillus luchuensis IFO 4308 DNA, chromosome 8, nearly complete sequence genome. Proteins encoded here:
- a CDS encoding uncharacterized protein (COG:S;~EggNog:ENOG410PGW9;~InterPro:IPR018829;~PFAM:PF10360), whose product is MASPRPPHNFGPQGYPLPNGAVPSGPVPGAAPLLPNNGRIIQNGPVRVLCIADVRGNLKSLNELARQARADHIIHTGDFGFYDDTSLERIADKTLKHVAQYSPLLPENVKRTIAQTPPQQSIKQRFTPDQLPLSELPMLLDKRLTLDVPVYTVWGACEDVRVLEKFRSGEYKVDKLHIIDEANSRLLDIGGVKLRLLGLGGAVVMHKLFDNGEGKTTIAGGQGTMWTTLLQMGELIDTANRVYDPSETRIFVTHASPAREGMLNQLSVTLKADFSVSAGLHFRYGSSYNEFSVNPSLDHYRGKLAASKASFNDVWETVRGEVEAAISQNEAQKTLLDNALEVVTKMPTVANGGNPFGGPAAPGNAAGQVDESAFKNMWNFNLADAAFGFLVLEIESGRIATEMRAQGFNFAHRTGKPQPAGPAQPAPVPAGAPAGIASPRVPGAAPQFGQAQPVPARTGPLPQQQAPAQAKAPAAAPARTSPVPVIPKPATPQPAAAPAAQPAVTSPERTTTTEANGTAQPEKPSESPLPKIEKKQSNGLFVSNVENEQAVRDLFPEEDKAKITKIEKWGKYNNHVVHFATVEEAKAALDRQPAEHKKPTPAGQPRKPNIKFFEDRGSHRGNAGTWQSSNRGANAPQRGYQSGGASDSETNRGRGFRGRGGAGRGDRGGRGGRGGRGGFNKGGAPTSDSGPGDKPAATGGDA
- a CDS encoding uncharacterized protein (TransMembrane:2 (n4-14c18/19o90-110i142-160o)), yielding MTSFSLFTLFLSFFSEMCVKLLFPFIFLFPSRHFALATGWIGYFNCSIPFPTRIFRTPGVVGADPKAEAEAETERHKRSCKQKQAEEERWVCMCAIELGMILWSLILLGGRGKREYKKRRDILSEVTLRKTKKRRNKTTKRPTARILLYSIFSWNVPISIPL
- the yap1 gene encoding putative bZIP transcription factor AP-1/Yap1 (COG:K;~EggNog:ENOG410PK9J;~InterPro:IPR004827,IPR013910,IPR023167;~PFAM:PF00170,PF08601;~go_function: GO:0003700 - DNA-binding transcription factor activity [Evidence IEA];~go_process: GO:0006355 - regulation of transcription, DNA-templated [Evidence IEA]), translating into MADYNSLYQHGLYLSPDQQDLLLAALSSNNPPAKQQNNPHPPASKSDPESTPATTGSYNMSPAFDPSNPHSGGLGYGDDESPFLDFNPELDFDFQGSENLIGDLPESLPQSEEPEPGEKRKDIDGDADENEASGKKRRESDEKAAKKPGRKPLTSEPTSKRKAQNRAAQRAFRERKEKHLKDLETKVDELQKASDNANQENGLLRAQIDRLQVELREYRKRLSWLTTGTGVSAMNAIPGAYPNKGSYGLQNNDFMFDFPKFGDLPGSHIFNNGQLSKAQQSAKGEPSTATSRNDSRVPGVVSRNSLSSAQSNGAPAGRTPSSVSHQGSTPASTRKSTPKVSLYNGTAQSTSTHDSSTTDSPSSSSDSHQSQSLSSNGTSPEPTISSPATKAHHHHGAHDGCTYTTIDGEESFCAQLGMACGNINNPIPAVRHNSQSASNTPNQEAPHEDVAGLDTLAQQNGGQFDPVLFGDWREPQDAILSQDFGTFFDDAFPLPDLGSPSHNLTEAATQQPPKKDLIAEIDSKLDEEVVPGEDKSQMLSCTKIWDRLQSMERFRNGELDVDHLCSELRMKARCSEGGVVVNQQDVDDIMGRAK